In Sphingobacterium sp. PCS056, the following proteins share a genomic window:
- a CDS encoding DUF2157 domain-containing protein, with protein MKKLDVTKQEKESLEEAIQFWEKEKIIDASTASAMVNSIDVKSFDWKRLARYAFWVALASLVFAVFSLMTDTAFLKFVDTLYEAPNILFCLFFAALGVLFYTLGFRYKTKFPNKNLSIETMMLIGVFATAACIGFLGKVLDKNSMHYSLLFLLSVLIYGYLANRLKSKLIWVFMLIALGIWFATETAYHSDWGFKFWGMNYPLRFTIFGFVLTLVAIYIQPRFKQLMEFQSLSYLIGLLYLMVSLWSLSIFGNYSDFYEWTLVRQYHIFYWGLLSTAVSAGLVIYGLKMKDNTTREIGFVFFVLNVYTRYVEYLWDNINRAIFFLILAISFWFVGRWAEKLWQKREEGIDG; from the coding sequence ATGAAGAAATTAGACGTAACTAAACAAGAAAAAGAATCCTTAGAAGAAGCGATACAATTTTGGGAAAAGGAGAAAATAATCGATGCATCAACCGCTAGTGCTATGGTCAATAGTATTGATGTAAAAAGCTTTGATTGGAAACGCTTAGCACGCTATGCTTTTTGGGTTGCGCTGGCTTCTTTGGTGTTTGCCGTATTTTCTTTGATGACAGATACAGCCTTTCTCAAATTTGTCGATACACTTTATGAAGCACCAAATATTTTGTTTTGCTTATTCTTTGCTGCACTAGGCGTTTTATTTTATACATTAGGATTTCGTTACAAAACAAAATTTCCCAATAAAAATCTATCTATTGAAACCATGATGCTCATCGGAGTATTCGCAACAGCAGCATGTATTGGGTTTTTAGGTAAAGTGCTGGACAAAAATAGCATGCATTATTCTTTACTATTTTTATTGTCGGTACTCATCTATGGATACCTCGCCAATCGCCTTAAGTCAAAACTGATATGGGTTTTTATGCTCATCGCTTTAGGGATTTGGTTTGCAACAGAAACAGCCTACCATAGCGATTGGGGATTTAAGTTCTGGGGAATGAATTATCCATTGCGTTTTACCATTTTTGGTTTTGTCTTAACATTAGTAGCTATATACATACAACCACGATTTAAGCAATTGATGGAATTTCAGTCCCTCAGCTATCTCATTGGGTTATTGTATCTGATGGTTTCATTGTGGTCCCTTTCTATTTTTGGCAACTATTCGGATTTTTATGAGTGGACATTAGTACGACAATATCATATATTCTACTGGGGATTATTATCTACTGCAGTATCGGCAGGTTTAGTGATCTATGGTTTAAAGATGAAAGATAATACCACCAGGGAAATCGGTTTCGTATTTTTTGTATTGAATGTCTATACCCGTTATGTCGAGTATCTATGGGATAATATCAATCGTGCTATCTTCTTCCTCATCTTGGCGATCTCCTTTTGGTTTGTGGGCCGTTGGGCAGAGAAATTGTGGCAAAAACGCGAAGAAGGTATTGATGGATAG
- a CDS encoding response regulator transcription factor — protein sequence MKTKLLLIEDDPDFGFMLQHYLQLSGYEVHWMQSPAEFSLYENTLPYDLLIIDVMLPLKSGFTLAQEIKERFPEFPFIFLTAKEQKIDKLTGLKIGADDYITKPCDPEELVLRIQNILKRNKKKELTISITLGSYQFFPQRLILSHPFEQFKLTEREAKLLLFLSKRSGSLVTREEILQEVWGTSDFFNGRSMDVFITRLRKYLKHDVSLQITSSRGVGFTISF from the coding sequence ATGAAAACTAAGCTTTTGTTAATCGAGGATGATCCTGATTTTGGCTTTATGCTGCAGCATTATCTACAACTTTCGGGATATGAAGTTCATTGGATGCAAAGTCCTGCTGAATTTTCGCTGTATGAAAATACACTTCCTTATGATTTGTTAATCATTGATGTAATGTTGCCTCTTAAAAGTGGGTTTACATTAGCGCAAGAAATAAAGGAACGTTTCCCTGAGTTTCCTTTTATTTTCTTAACTGCCAAAGAGCAAAAAATTGACAAATTAACCGGTCTAAAAATAGGTGCCGATGACTACATCACAAAACCCTGTGATCCAGAAGAGTTGGTATTGCGTATCCAAAATATCTTAAAGCGGAATAAAAAGAAAGAGCTCACGATCTCGATAACATTGGGCAGTTATCAGTTTTTTCCACAACGCTTAATCTTGTCTCATCCTTTCGAACAATTTAAATTAACAGAAAGGGAGGCCAAGCTCTTATTATTTCTAAGTAAGCGCTCGGGTTCTCTTGTGACACGGGAAGAAATTTTACAAGAAGTGTGGGGCACCAGTGATTTTTTCAATGGCCGTAGCATGGATGTGTTTATTACACGGCTTCGAAAATACCTCAAACATGATGTAAGCTTGCAAATAACTTCTTCCCGAGGAGTTGGATTTACAATTTCATTCTGA
- a CDS encoding sensor histidine kinase, with the protein MKKREIYSKTKEKLGQIDDTDALFDNDLLNNQDATAHYINLVQGNITLAQLENSYSEKAKRAQHVLTHYVDSIFSPLGLEVKLQKEILQITFKNTEQKLLNNPIVVYKTNGNLMHPLELSSGTWATERTVKQLTKEESTITVEQEDKPYSFLVLRKSTFEVVNINWVVFKELAFLLLNTLLILIALLFLFYKTYQNLKKQQKKIGQLHDTVDNISHELKTPIATLKVALKTLEKHPDPTIIAVMTRQLERLEQTLEPLNEPKKEISNIVIANHQIATLLSDFKLAHPDIHFEMNDITKVAVPLNDVDFNTILVNLMDNSIKYGATQLHISITNDQNLCKIQVRDNGIGIIQKEIPHIFEKFYRIQKNNIHDTKGLGLGLYLINNIVNRHQGNIQVSSKQNQGTTFNISIPHEN; encoded by the coding sequence TTGAAGAAACGGGAAATCTATTCAAAGACAAAAGAAAAATTAGGACAAATTGATGATACAGATGCATTATTTGATAACGATCTATTAAATAACCAAGATGCTACGGCTCATTATATCAATTTGGTCCAAGGGAACATTACACTTGCTCAACTAGAAAACAGTTATTCAGAAAAAGCAAAGCGGGCTCAACATGTACTGACTCATTATGTGGATAGTATATTCTCTCCATTAGGTCTTGAAGTAAAATTACAAAAAGAAATTCTACAGATCACTTTCAAAAACACCGAGCAAAAGCTATTGAATAATCCGATTGTGGTGTATAAAACGAACGGAAATCTCATGCATCCATTAGAGCTATCTTCGGGAACATGGGCTACGGAAAGAACGGTGAAACAATTGACAAAAGAGGAATCGACAATAACCGTTGAACAAGAGGATAAACCATATAGTTTTCTTGTGCTTCGAAAATCAACTTTTGAAGTTGTTAATATCAATTGGGTTGTTTTCAAAGAATTGGCATTCCTACTATTGAATACACTTTTGATCCTAATAGCCCTACTGTTCTTATTTTATAAGACCTATCAAAATCTTAAAAAGCAACAGAAGAAAATTGGGCAGTTACATGACACTGTTGACAATATTTCGCATGAACTTAAAACACCTATTGCAACCCTAAAAGTCGCTTTAAAAACTTTAGAAAAACATCCCGACCCTACTATAATAGCAGTCATGACCAGACAATTGGAGCGCCTAGAACAGACTTTAGAACCCCTGAATGAACCAAAAAAAGAAATTTCTAATATCGTGATCGCTAATCATCAGATAGCAACATTGCTATCCGATTTTAAGCTAGCACATCCTGATATCCACTTTGAAATGAACGATATTACAAAGGTGGCTGTTCCGCTCAATGATGTTGATTTTAACACCATATTGGTGAATCTGATGGATAATAGTATCAAGTATGGTGCTACGCAATTGCATATATCCATCACAAATGATCAGAACCTATGCAAGATTCAAGTGCGTGATAATGGAATTGGGATAATTCAGAAGGAGATTCCTCATATTTTTGAAAAATTCTACCGCATACAAAAAAATAACATTCATGATACTAAAGGTTTAGGATTGGGTTTATATCTAATCAACAATATCGTGAACCGCCACCAAGGAAATATTCAAGTCAGTAGTAAACAGAATCAAGGAACCACATTTAATATTTCGATACCACATGAAAACTAA
- a CDS encoding outer membrane beta-barrel family protein: MKFLIIFLLLPFIGQAQGKRLAVKVCDQSERALTDVTVVLLDSAGKLIYTSQVDTAGRFDYTIAEKNLYRLAISHLNYENQELYFRSDTVQKLVLIKLSPNETKLEEAQVTGKRPRVIRKIDRLEFNVQGSNLSGLNSWDILKRTPMVMLTGSNIAVRGDKKVAVMINERKLMLTGEELKTLLENTAGSDVQAIEVITNPPAKYEAEGSTIINIKMTKSQLYGYRGVVLALAEQSNYAKQLFGLTQYYKNEKINLRATYNYGRGTYARYGTDFVYYPNEQTSWESIMTRIDKNNSQNSYVFSFDYTPDTSLTIAIGLNGYYGPKSAGVYRVPTSIYNKDGQLESSYLTKNDHVDSRKTNNLYLQVNKKINSNWNANWSSYFTTNRRSNLQDVWTDLNFKDQEPTSTRFVSDNASQNQLLSTQLDFSANLNKVALEFGGKFSTVKTKSTLLFFDDERGSFQERADKSNVFDYDEQQFAAYASMEYKWGKWSWKGGLRLENTALNGIVSEPADRNHQNYWALFPTFYAQYHTDQEYQWGFSYGKRISRPAYSWLNPAKSYYNLFSYFQGDPRLRATIIHNLNIMFTKENWNVDLFYRYEQWPSMEISIQDNINHQLIYQYTNIKKGQGAGVDLSKSFQLLKNWSLNTQLEGMYNVNYYQGRDLELYRNQVWMANGNVSSTFLLNKNVDWNLEIGNTFESPTIQGPFKISGYSSTYLLTNRKFFNKKFEVNFSFMDIFKTEKQRVSSQYADQNNYYNDYRDTRKVNVTLRYHFGNQKIKNSANVPKKTEEQGRL; this comes from the coding sequence ATGAAGTTTCTTATTATTTTTTTATTATTACCTTTTATTGGACAGGCTCAAGGGAAGCGTTTAGCTGTTAAAGTCTGTGATCAAAGCGAACGTGCATTGACAGATGTTACCGTTGTACTATTAGATAGTGCAGGGAAATTAATATACACGTCCCAGGTAGATACAGCAGGTAGATTCGACTATACTATTGCAGAGAAAAATCTATACAGGCTGGCAATATCTCACTTAAACTACGAAAATCAAGAACTCTACTTTCGTTCCGATACCGTGCAAAAATTGGTGTTGATCAAGCTCAGTCCAAATGAAACCAAACTTGAAGAAGCACAAGTGACCGGCAAGCGTCCTCGAGTCATTCGAAAGATTGATCGATTGGAGTTTAATGTCCAAGGCAGTAATTTATCCGGATTGAATAGTTGGGATATTTTAAAGCGGACACCTATGGTGATGCTCACGGGGAGTAATATTGCTGTCCGTGGAGATAAGAAAGTAGCAGTCATGATCAATGAAAGAAAGTTGATGCTGACAGGAGAAGAGCTGAAGACACTCTTAGAGAATACTGCGGGATCAGATGTGCAAGCTATTGAGGTCATCACCAATCCACCTGCAAAATATGAGGCAGAAGGGAGCACAATCATCAATATCAAAATGACCAAATCACAACTTTATGGATACCGGGGAGTGGTGTTGGCTTTGGCAGAGCAAAGTAACTATGCAAAACAGCTCTTTGGACTGACCCAATATTATAAAAATGAAAAAATTAATCTGCGTGCTACCTACAATTATGGTAGAGGGACATATGCACGATATGGGACTGATTTTGTATACTATCCCAATGAACAAACATCATGGGAAAGTATCATGACTCGCATCGATAAAAATAATAGTCAAAACAGTTATGTGTTCTCTTTCGATTATACACCTGATACCTCTTTGACTATCGCTATAGGATTAAATGGTTATTACGGACCCAAGTCTGCTGGAGTATATCGCGTACCGACTTCTATCTATAATAAGGATGGTCAACTGGAGTCTTCTTATTTAACGAAGAATGACCATGTAGATTCTCGGAAAACCAATAACCTGTATTTACAGGTTAACAAAAAGATAAATTCCAATTGGAATGCGAATTGGTCGTCATATTTTACAACAAATCGAAGATCTAATCTGCAAGATGTATGGACCGATTTAAATTTTAAAGACCAGGAACCGACAAGCACCCGGTTTGTAAGTGATAATGCGAGTCAAAATCAGCTGTTATCCACACAACTCGATTTTTCCGCAAATTTAAATAAGGTCGCTCTAGAATTTGGAGGAAAATTTAGTACTGTAAAAACAAAAAGTACTTTATTGTTTTTCGATGATGAACGAGGTAGTTTTCAGGAAAGAGCTGATAAGAGTAATGTTTTTGATTACGATGAGCAGCAATTTGCCGCTTATGCGTCAATGGAATATAAATGGGGTAAATGGAGCTGGAAAGGAGGATTACGTTTGGAAAATACGGCATTGAATGGTATCGTTTCTGAACCTGCAGACCGCAATCATCAAAATTATTGGGCACTCTTTCCAACATTCTATGCCCAATATCATACAGATCAGGAATATCAGTGGGGATTTTCCTATGGCAAACGAATCAGCAGACCAGCATACTCCTGGTTAAATCCTGCGAAGTCTTATTATAATTTGTTTTCTTACTTTCAGGGAGATCCACGGTTGCGAGCCACAATTATTCACAATCTTAATATCATGTTTACAAAAGAGAACTGGAATGTGGACTTGTTCTATCGTTATGAGCAGTGGCCATCCATGGAGATTTCTATTCAGGATAATATCAATCATCAATTGATCTATCAGTATACAAATATTAAAAAAGGGCAAGGTGCCGGTGTAGATTTGAGTAAAAGTTTCCAGCTGTTGAAAAACTGGAGTTTAAATACACAATTGGAAGGAATGTATAATGTAAACTACTATCAAGGAAGAGATCTTGAGTTATACCGCAATCAGGTGTGGATGGCCAATGGTAATGTCAGCTCAACTTTCCTGCTGAATAAAAATGTCGATTGGAATTTGGAAATTGGCAATACCTTTGAGTCGCCTACCATACAGGGGCCTTTTAAGATTTCTGGTTACTCAAGTACCTACCTATTGACCAATCGGAAGTTTTTTAATAAAAAATTTGAAGTAAACTTTTCCTTTATGGATATTTTTAAAACTGAAAAGCAGCGAGTATCATCACAATATGCTGACCAGAATAATTATTATAACGATTATCGCGATACACGTAAAGTAAATGTAACACTTCGTTATCATTTTGGTAATCAAAAAATTAAAAATAGTGCCAATGTGCCGAAAAAAACAGAGGAACAAGGGAGGTTATAA